From a single Bryobacter aggregatus MPL3 genomic region:
- a CDS encoding SDR family NAD(P)-dependent oxidoreductase produces the protein MKALENKVAVITGASRGLGKAMALALAAQGASIALVARDAEALAAVATEIRALGATAETYVADVTDEASVAALEKAVIERFGKVQILVNNAGMNLRKKIHEFTLEEWMRVTNTNLTSVFLLCRAFVPHMKGQGYGRILNMTSIMAHVSLSERTAYSSTKAALLGLTKSLAMELAPDNITVVGISPGPFLTEMNLPISTDAEKNAMFLSKIPLNRWGQVEEIGALAAFLCSDNAGFITGTDILIDGGWCAN, from the coding sequence ATGAAGGCTCTAGAAAATAAAGTTGCCGTTATCACCGGCGCCTCCCGCGGTCTTGGAAAAGCCATGGCCCTCGCTCTCGCCGCACAAGGCGCATCCATTGCCCTTGTCGCCCGCGATGCCGAAGCGCTCGCCGCTGTCGCCACTGAGATCCGCGCCCTCGGCGCCACCGCAGAAACCTATGTCGCCGACGTCACCGATGAGGCCAGCGTCGCCGCACTCGAAAAAGCCGTCATCGAGCGCTTCGGCAAGGTCCAGATCCTTGTCAACAATGCCGGAATGAACCTGCGCAAGAAGATCCACGAGTTCACGCTCGAAGAATGGATGCGCGTCACCAATACGAATCTCACCAGCGTCTTCCTCCTCTGCCGCGCCTTCGTCCCGCACATGAAAGGCCAGGGCTACGGCCGCATCCTGAACATGACCTCGATCATGGCCCACGTCTCGCTCAGTGAGCGCACTGCCTATTCCTCCACCAAAGCCGCGCTGCTCGGACTCACCAAATCGCTCGCCATGGAGCTAGCCCCCGACAACATCACCGTCGTCGGCATCTCCCCCGGGCCCTTCCTCACCGAAATGAATCTCCCCATCTCCACAGATGCCGAAAAGAACGCGATGTTCCTCTCGAAAATCCCGCTCAACCGCTGGGGACAGGTCGAAGAGATTGGCGCTCTCGCCGCCTTCCTTTGCTCCGACAACGCCGGCTTCATCACCGGCACAGACATTCTCATCGATGGAGGTTGGTGTGCGAATTAG
- a CDS encoding DUF1175 family protein translates to MYWIVLLALAFAPRLEDPADRTAFRLWFTFLAESQFYVEPGRRPREIQDCASLLRYAYRESFAKHDAAWMQRNVLPGVPGLPAIRTRSGPLFLTSEGMRHFADAKTLMRENCVRVGATLDRAKPGDLLFYEQLDQPDNWHVMIYLGASQIEPDGDKFVVYHTGPIQKSAGEIRKLRVSELLGHPQPRWRPVPGNGAFKGVYRWKILEG, encoded by the coding sequence GTGTACTGGATTGTCTTGCTCGCGCTTGCCTTTGCTCCCCGGCTGGAGGATCCGGCGGATCGCACGGCATTCCGTCTGTGGTTCACTTTTCTGGCGGAATCGCAGTTCTATGTGGAGCCTGGGCGACGGCCGCGGGAGATTCAGGATTGCGCCTCGCTGTTGCGCTATGCGTACCGCGAATCGTTTGCAAAACATGATGCGGCCTGGATGCAGCGCAATGTGTTGCCGGGGGTGCCGGGCCTTCCCGCCATCCGGACCCGGAGTGGGCCGCTGTTTCTGACGTCTGAGGGCATGCGTCATTTTGCCGATGCAAAGACCTTGATGCGTGAGAACTGTGTGCGGGTGGGGGCGACGCTCGATCGAGCGAAGCCGGGAGATCTGTTGTTTTATGAACAACTCGATCAGCCAGACAATTGGCATGTCATGATTTACCTGGGGGCGAGTCAGATTGAGCCTGATGGCGACAAATTTGTCGTGTATCATACGGGTCCGATCCAAAAGTCCGCCGGAGAGATCCGGAAATTACGCGTATCTGAATTGTTGGGACATCCGCAACCGCGTTGGCGGCCGGTGCCTGGCAATGGCGCGTTCAAGGGTGTGTATCGGTGGAAGATCCTGGAGGGGTGA
- a CDS encoding substrate-binding domain-containing protein, translated as MRISAILLLSLFLLGSCNQHKKRVIAVIPKATSHVFWVAVEKGAKDAGKAFNVEIEWNGAASETDFSRQIQIVDSMINRRVDGLALAATERKALVASVDRAMKQGIPVTIFDSGLDTDNYTSYVATNNFEGGQFAARAMAKLIGGKGKVAMVMHVPGSVSTSDRERGFEDVIKREFPDIKIVASNFGMSDRAKSRAVAENFLTANPDLAGIFGSTEPSSVGASLAVKARGLAGKVKVVAFDASESLVEDLKSGAVQAIVVQDPYKMGYETVRTLVDKLDGKTPAKRLDLPAKVIFSEDANKPENKLLLSPELK; from the coding sequence GTGCGAATTAGTGCAATCCTGCTGTTGAGCCTGTTTCTGCTCGGTTCTTGCAACCAGCACAAGAAGCGCGTCATCGCGGTGATCCCCAAGGCGACGTCCCACGTCTTCTGGGTTGCCGTCGAGAAAGGTGCCAAGGACGCGGGCAAAGCCTTCAATGTGGAAATCGAGTGGAACGGAGCGGCCTCAGAGACCGACTTCTCCCGCCAGATCCAGATCGTCGATTCGATGATCAACCGCCGTGTGGACGGCCTCGCCCTCGCCGCCACCGAGCGCAAAGCGCTGGTTGCCAGCGTCGACCGCGCGATGAAGCAAGGCATCCCGGTCACCATCTTCGACAGCGGCCTCGACACCGACAACTACACCAGCTACGTTGCCACCAATAACTTCGAGGGCGGCCAGTTCGCTGCCCGCGCCATGGCCAAGTTGATCGGCGGCAAGGGCAAGGTTGCCATGGTCATGCACGTCCCCGGCAGCGTCTCCACCTCAGATCGCGAACGTGGCTTTGAAGACGTCATCAAGCGCGAGTTCCCCGACATCAAGATCGTCGCCAGCAACTTCGGCATGTCCGACCGGGCCAAGTCGAGAGCCGTCGCTGAAAACTTCCTCACCGCCAATCCCGATCTCGCCGGCATCTTCGGCTCCACTGAACCCTCGAGCGTCGGCGCCTCGCTCGCCGTCAAGGCACGCGGCCTCGCAGGCAAGGTGAAGGTCGTCGCCTTCGACGCCTCAGAGAGTCTGGTCGAAGATCTGAAGTCCGGCGCCGTGCAAGCGATCGTCGTCCAGGACCCTTACAAGATGGGCTACGAAACTGTGCGCACCCTCGTCGACAAGCTCGACGGCAAAACGCCCGCCAAGCGCCTCGACCTCCCGGCGAAGGTCATCTTCAGCGAAGACGCCAACAAGCCCGAGAACAAACTGCTCCTCTCTCCGGAGTTGAAGTAG
- a CDS encoding Ldh family oxidoreductase: MPIIDASNLRELCSALLEGVGVNLSDANFVASALVASNLRGVDSHGVALLRYYLEQLECGDMEAHGDPELLHNSGCTALVDGHNAIGQLVAKFCCDQAIALAMDHGCGIVSARHSNHFGAAAYWVQRLNAAGFIGIVLCNASSTVAPWQGKEGRLGTNPICFGVPGSSPFLLDMATTTVAANKIFNAHSAGKPEIPAGWALDANGVPTTQTEAAYKGLLQPLGGYKGSGLAVMVEMLCGVLSGGAMANQLGGIRFRGTKVDVSQFYLALDPKCFLDPGEYEQRAQSLTNILKAVAPATGYDEVLVAGEPEIRNEATRRKDGIPLAQDTWNSLSGWANKLKVPLPSVT; the protein is encoded by the coding sequence GTGCCGATCATCGACGCCTCGAATCTCCGCGAACTCTGCTCGGCGCTTCTCGAAGGCGTCGGCGTCAACCTGAGTGATGCAAACTTCGTCGCCTCCGCTCTCGTCGCTTCCAATCTGCGCGGCGTCGATTCGCACGGCGTCGCCCTGCTCCGCTACTATCTCGAACAGCTCGAGTGCGGCGACATGGAAGCCCACGGCGACCCGGAACTCTTGCACAACTCAGGTTGTACTGCCTTGGTCGATGGTCACAACGCCATCGGCCAACTCGTCGCCAAGTTCTGCTGCGACCAGGCCATCGCCCTCGCCATGGACCACGGCTGCGGCATCGTCTCGGCGCGCCACTCCAATCACTTTGGAGCGGCAGCCTATTGGGTCCAGCGGCTCAACGCCGCCGGTTTCATCGGCATCGTCCTATGCAATGCCTCCTCCACCGTCGCGCCCTGGCAAGGCAAGGAAGGCCGCCTCGGCACCAACCCCATCTGCTTTGGCGTCCCCGGTTCCTCTCCCTTCCTTCTCGACATGGCCACCACCACTGTCGCCGCGAACAAGATCTTCAACGCCCACAGTGCGGGCAAACCCGAAATTCCCGCAGGCTGGGCTCTCGATGCCAACGGCGTCCCCACCACCCAAACCGAAGCCGCCTACAAGGGCCTGCTCCAACCCCTCGGCGGCTACAAAGGCTCCGGACTCGCCGTCATGGTCGAAATGCTCTGTGGCGTCCTCTCGGGCGGCGCAATGGCGAATCAGCTCGGCGGCATCCGCTTCCGTGGAACCAAGGTCGACGTCAGCCAGTTCTATCTCGCCCTCGACCCCAAATGCTTCCTCGATCCCGGCGAATACGAGCAGCGCGCGCAATCTCTCACCAACATCCTCAAGGCCGTCGCCCCGGCCACTGGCTACGATGAAGTCCTCGTCGCGGGCGAACCCGAAATCCGCAACGAAGCCACTCGCCGCAAAGACGGAATCCCGCTCGCCCAAGACACCTGGAACAGCCTCAGCGGCTGGGCCAACAAACTCAAGGTCCCGCTGCCATCCGTCACCTAG
- a CDS encoding TonB-dependent receptor codes for MFRISILLFVLPALAQDNIQFASIGGRVLDPSGATIESAQVQVRNLETNLKREASTGPEGRFRISFLKTGPYELSISRKGFTPLLRQLTLTVGSTIDLDLSLKIESPGAAVQVDSESPLLETTRSQVAGTVTQSEVASLPLNGRNFLDLALLIPGVSPTNTGSNQLFAETSAVPGQGLSVSSQRNFSNNFIVDGLSANDDAAGFSGMFFGLGVVREFQVVTSGGQAEFGRALGGAINMVLKSGTNALHGDLYGYFRNQRLNANNPLSNTKLPSTQTQYGASLGGPLKADRTFYFFNFEQRNLNQSGLITIAPANVAIINQRLAETGYKGSAITTGLYPNPVHNTNFLAKLDHQFSQRNQFSARYSLYDVNSRNSRGAGALNAATSSAGLDNTDQTLAANHIFSLSSRTILETRGQFTRSNLAALPSDPIGPSVSIAGVATFGTLAGSPTGRNNKLTEVASTASHQSGAHSLKAGTDFLYNDLTITYPRSVRGAYTFSSLANFLSGAYNNAGYTQTFGNSIVSQNNPNIGFFAQDEWRIHPRLSLNLGLRYDLQFLQGIATDRNNIAPRAGFAYTPFASRRTVLRGSFGLFYDRVPLRSLANALLSSNNTTNFTATTQASLSLSPTQTGAPTFPNTLSNLPTGVLTNFTTMNPKLQNAYSTQGGLEIEHQFSAKTSLSAGYQFLRGIHLIMAINQNVPTCVAAGNNNGCRPNPNYANNSQYSSLADSNYHGLQVAFSQRPTRWGQYRIAYTYSRSMNNVGENFFSGPIDNSNIWRDYGRSDDDQRHRVVASGALHLLGFELSGLLQYYSSLPFNITSGVTTIQGTAGRPIVNGDFIGRNVGTGNDLFTINTRLSRPIRVTERLRLDAMLEAFNLLNHRNNLVRNGNFGAGAYPSVPSASFNQVTAVNDPRSLQIALRLRF; via the coding sequence GTGTTTCGTATTTCTATTCTTCTGTTCGTCCTTCCTGCGCTCGCGCAGGACAACATCCAATTTGCCAGCATCGGCGGCCGCGTTCTCGACCCCAGCGGCGCCACCATTGAAAGCGCTCAAGTCCAGGTCCGCAACCTCGAAACGAATCTCAAGCGCGAAGCAAGCACCGGGCCTGAAGGCCGCTTCCGCATTTCTTTCTTAAAAACCGGCCCCTATGAACTCAGCATCAGCCGCAAAGGCTTCACTCCGCTCCTCCGGCAGCTCACCCTCACCGTCGGCAGCACCATCGACCTCGACCTCAGTCTGAAGATCGAAAGCCCAGGTGCCGCCGTCCAAGTCGATTCCGAATCCCCCCTTCTCGAAACCACCCGCAGCCAGGTCGCAGGCACCGTCACCCAGTCCGAAGTCGCCAGCCTCCCGCTCAATGGCCGCAACTTCCTCGACCTCGCGCTGCTCATCCCCGGCGTCTCGCCCACCAACACCGGCAGCAACCAGCTCTTTGCCGAAACCTCTGCCGTCCCCGGACAAGGCCTCTCCGTCTCGAGCCAACGCAACTTCTCGAACAACTTCATCGTCGACGGCCTCTCCGCCAATGACGACGCCGCTGGCTTCAGTGGCATGTTCTTCGGTCTCGGCGTCGTGCGTGAGTTCCAGGTCGTCACCTCTGGTGGCCAGGCCGAGTTTGGCCGCGCCCTCGGCGGAGCCATCAACATGGTGCTCAAAAGCGGCACCAACGCGCTGCACGGCGATCTTTACGGCTACTTCCGCAACCAGCGCCTCAACGCAAACAACCCCTTATCCAACACCAAGCTCCCCAGCACCCAAACCCAATACGGAGCTAGTCTCGGTGGCCCCCTCAAAGCAGACCGCACCTTCTACTTCTTCAATTTCGAACAGCGCAATCTCAACCAGAGTGGCCTCATCACCATTGCCCCGGCGAACGTCGCAATCATCAACCAGCGCCTCGCCGAAACCGGCTACAAAGGCTCTGCCATCACCACCGGCCTCTACCCCAACCCCGTCCACAACACAAACTTCCTCGCCAAGCTCGACCACCAGTTCAGCCAGCGCAACCAGTTCAGTGCGCGCTATAGCCTTTACGATGTCAACAGCCGCAACTCCCGTGGCGCAGGCGCGCTCAATGCCGCCACCTCTTCTGCGGGTCTCGACAATACAGACCAGACCCTCGCCGCCAATCACATCTTCTCGCTGTCTTCCCGCACCATCCTCGAGACCCGCGGCCAGTTCACCCGAAGCAATCTGGCGGCCCTCCCCAGCGACCCCATCGGACCCTCGGTCTCCATCGCTGGCGTCGCCACCTTCGGCACACTGGCCGGCTCTCCCACCGGTCGCAACAACAAGCTCACTGAAGTTGCCAGCACAGCCTCCCACCAAAGCGGCGCCCATAGCCTCAAAGCCGGCACAGACTTCCTCTACAACGACCTCACCATCACTTACCCGCGTTCCGTGCGCGGAGCCTACACCTTCTCCTCGCTCGCCAATTTCCTCAGTGGCGCCTACAACAATGCCGGTTACACCCAAACCTTCGGCAATAGTATCGTCTCGCAAAACAACCCGAACATTGGCTTCTTTGCCCAGGACGAATGGCGCATCCACCCCCGTCTTAGCCTGAACCTCGGTCTGCGCTACGATCTGCAATTCCTCCAAGGCATCGCCACCGATCGCAACAACATCGCCCCACGCGCCGGCTTTGCCTACACGCCCTTCGCCTCGCGCCGCACCGTTCTCCGTGGCAGCTTCGGGCTCTTCTACGACCGCGTCCCCCTGCGCTCGCTCGCCAATGCCCTGCTGTCGAGCAACAACACCACGAACTTCACCGCCACCACACAGGCCAGCCTCAGCCTCTCGCCCACCCAAACCGGCGCCCCCACCTTCCCCAACACTCTGAGCAATCTCCCCACCGGCGTGCTCACCAACTTCACTACCATGAACCCCAAGCTCCAGAACGCCTACTCCACCCAGGGCGGCCTCGAGATCGAACACCAGTTCAGCGCCAAAACCAGCCTCAGCGCCGGCTACCAATTCCTGCGCGGCATCCACCTCATCATGGCGATCAATCAGAACGTACCCACCTGCGTCGCCGCGGGCAACAACAACGGCTGCCGTCCCAACCCCAACTACGCCAACAACAGCCAATACTCTTCGCTGGCCGATTCCAACTACCACGGCCTCCAGGTCGCCTTCTCGCAACGTCCCACCCGCTGGGGCCAATACCGCATCGCCTACACCTACTCACGCTCGATGAACAATGTGGGCGAAAACTTCTTCAGCGGCCCCATCGACAACAGCAACATCTGGCGCGACTACGGCCGCTCGGACGACGACCAGCGCCACCGCGTGGTCGCGAGCGGCGCGCTCCATCTCCTCGGCTTCGAGCTCAGCGGCCTCCTGCAATACTATTCGTCGCTCCCCTTCAACATCACCTCCGGCGTCACCACCATCCAGGGCACCGCTGGACGTCCCATCGTCAATGGCGATTTCATTGGCCGCAACGTCGGCACTGGCAACGATCTGTTCACGATCAACACCCGCCTGTCGCGCCCCATCCGTGTCACCGAGAGGCTGCGCCTCGACGCCATGCTCGAAGCTTTCAACCTGCTCAACCACCGCAACAACCTCGTGCGCAACGGCAACTTCGGCGCTGGCGCTTACCCCTCCGTCCCCTCGGCGAGCTTCAACCAGGTCACCGCGGTCAACGATCCCCGCAGCCTGCAAATCGCGCTACGGCTCCGTTTCTGA
- a CDS encoding alpha-2-macroglobulin family protein — MRRWLLFAALMVVVPVVAQEDGGTYFALTSNKTFAPGEKALIQMWAQGIKSLDFRLYRVEKAGDFLGQLSDAHSFGNRVAELPKEDTAIAKFLNWKCRLRSKSQLFVRAQFTPEARTSFRGRTETEAAPKVEPATKGTSYAAIPILNDRQLLKTWKETVSTKQRWDEQPVAVPVSEPGLYLVEATDGKLRAYTLLSVSGMAVLTKTQPGQAIARVVDRISGQALAGVDVEFRSQKQSHGVFKTDLGGFAKLSGADSTDVFVIASRGKDVAFDSLNVYNLQPDEGHRMTTYVYTDRPVYRPGHKVYFKAILRKPAAFGYDLPTMRAVTAEITDSEGKPVFRKEISVSEFGTVKGEYELPMTAGLGYYGLKFSSGSMESYGGFNVEEYKKPEYEVRIRTTKPRVVQGERVDATVQAKYFFGEPVKGAKVTYTVRRAPYYPPWYERDEDAERTVDEDESGGEGFSGEQGEEKTGKLNDQGELVISLPTPVAARDYLFRVEAKVMDEGNREVTGYGLVIATHGSYMASVTADKYVVEPGATASYTVTLKDYDSKPIVGDFRAELKRYAFKDGHRSDTVVETSSGRTAENGEAKLSFRVPEAGSYILTVTSRTPEGRDVKDEAWTWVSGYGGIYGGDEETIKLITDKKKYAPGDVAKILILTTAPDTDIWVTTECRTVIDSRAVKAASAGGVTIEVPVKSEYQPKVFVTASYLKAGKLYQGTATIKVPPIEKELSINVVPSKQEFKPGEPARYNVEVKDSKGQPARAELSLGVVDEALYAVQKDMTQTPLGYFYGNVYNEVNSSNSLSYYFRGEAGKRAMRLAKLRPSLGQLKPERVGDPRVRKAFPDTAFWTADLVTDASGKGKVEFAFPDALTMWRTTARGVTTDTKVGLTLNRVIVRKNLMLRLVTPRFLMEGDELSIGVIVQNYLSSAKDTKVSLSATGVELLEGAEKTVNVEAKGSKKVEFRVRVKPGAESVITAKGITNEESDAMEYTIPIKSYGTLFSNGASGALTGKQNAKAVLKAPGAGNRTVEVSVSPSLAGSLFGALDYLTKFPYGCTEQTMSSFLPNVIVSKALDDLHIKSNVNRDELFKKVNAGLDRLYDYQHGDGAWGWWKTDESHPFMTAHVVSGLKQAKEAGYEVSPDAIERGEKWLRGEFKRQSDAVVDLRAYIAYALGGKQDVDVVWEQRSKMSSYGLAFLGLALDRLKDPRALGIAQELEAAAKQNESEAWWPGTRDSLLDFNDDITPEITSYALKLLSHQRPSSPLLPKAASWLVMHKDQGEWWNSTKQTAMVIYGVTDYLKVSGELKPDLKVTVLVNGKEVLAREFQEADAMALKPYVASVAAADSNEVEVKVSGTGRAYWSAQAKYYSPEEGRKPSEGGTMSVKREYYRLLPRENAGVTTYALEPLSGDIHPGDSIAVLLNVTAKDWKYVLIEDPIPAGMELVTNDNTINLAGKPTWWRYSWAQREFRDDRVAFFRTYFFNDTAQYFYVMKAVNPGKFRVSPTRIQPMYQPQQMGTGSAAVLEVKQ; from the coding sequence ATGCGGCGTTGGTTGCTGTTTGCGGCTTTGATGGTGGTGGTTCCCGTCGTGGCTCAGGAGGATGGTGGAACCTATTTTGCGTTGACGTCGAACAAGACCTTCGCTCCGGGCGAGAAGGCCTTGATTCAAATGTGGGCGCAAGGGATCAAGAGTCTGGACTTCCGGCTCTATCGGGTGGAGAAGGCGGGGGACTTTCTCGGCCAGTTGAGCGATGCGCATAGCTTTGGCAATCGCGTGGCGGAATTGCCGAAAGAAGATACGGCGATTGCAAAGTTCCTGAACTGGAAGTGCAGGCTGCGGAGCAAGAGCCAGTTATTTGTCCGCGCGCAGTTTACTCCGGAGGCCCGCACGAGTTTTCGCGGACGCACGGAGACGGAAGCGGCGCCCAAAGTGGAGCCGGCAACCAAGGGAACCAGCTATGCCGCGATTCCGATTCTCAATGACCGGCAGTTGCTGAAGACCTGGAAAGAGACGGTTTCTACCAAGCAGCGCTGGGATGAGCAGCCGGTGGCGGTTCCGGTTTCGGAGCCCGGTTTGTATCTGGTGGAGGCGACCGACGGGAAATTGCGCGCTTATACCTTGCTCAGCGTAAGTGGGATGGCGGTGTTGACGAAGACGCAACCGGGGCAGGCGATTGCGCGGGTGGTGGATCGCATCAGTGGCCAGGCGCTTGCGGGAGTGGATGTGGAGTTCCGATCACAAAAGCAGTCCCATGGGGTGTTCAAGACGGATCTCGGCGGCTTTGCCAAGTTGAGCGGTGCGGATTCGACGGACGTGTTTGTGATCGCAAGCCGGGGCAAGGATGTCGCATTTGATTCGCTGAATGTTTACAATCTGCAGCCGGATGAAGGGCATCGGATGACGACCTATGTGTATACGGATCGTCCGGTGTACCGGCCCGGCCATAAGGTGTACTTCAAGGCGATTCTGCGCAAGCCTGCCGCCTTTGGCTATGATTTGCCGACGATGCGCGCAGTGACGGCGGAGATTACGGATTCCGAAGGCAAGCCGGTGTTTCGCAAGGAAATCTCGGTTTCTGAATTCGGGACCGTGAAGGGTGAGTATGAGCTTCCGATGACGGCGGGGCTGGGCTATTACGGGTTGAAGTTTAGCTCGGGGTCGATGGAGAGCTATGGCGGCTTCAATGTGGAGGAGTACAAGAAGCCCGAGTACGAAGTGAGGATCCGGACGACGAAGCCGCGCGTGGTGCAGGGCGAGCGCGTCGATGCGACGGTGCAGGCGAAATACTTCTTTGGGGAGCCTGTCAAGGGTGCGAAGGTGACCTATACCGTGCGCCGGGCTCCGTATTATCCGCCCTGGTATGAGCGCGATGAGGATGCCGAGAGGACCGTCGATGAGGATGAGAGCGGTGGGGAAGGCTTTAGTGGAGAACAAGGCGAAGAGAAGACCGGCAAGCTGAATGATCAAGGCGAACTGGTGATCAGTTTGCCAACGCCTGTGGCGGCGCGCGACTACCTGTTTCGGGTGGAAGCAAAGGTGATGGATGAGGGGAATCGCGAGGTGACGGGCTATGGCCTGGTGATCGCGACCCATGGCAGCTACATGGCGAGTGTGACGGCGGACAAGTATGTGGTGGAGCCGGGGGCGACCGCCAGCTATACGGTGACTTTGAAGGACTATGATTCGAAGCCGATTGTGGGGGACTTTCGGGCGGAGCTGAAGCGTTATGCCTTCAAGGATGGGCATCGCAGCGACACGGTTGTGGAGACCAGTAGTGGGCGAACGGCTGAAAATGGCGAGGCGAAGCTGAGCTTTCGTGTGCCCGAGGCCGGAAGCTATATTCTCACGGTGACTTCGCGGACGCCCGAGGGGCGCGATGTGAAGGACGAGGCCTGGACCTGGGTGAGCGGCTATGGCGGCATCTATGGCGGGGACGAAGAGACGATCAAACTGATCACGGACAAGAAGAAGTATGCGCCGGGGGATGTGGCGAAGATTCTGATTCTGACGACGGCTCCCGATACTGATATCTGGGTCACTACGGAGTGCCGCACGGTGATCGATTCGCGCGCCGTGAAGGCGGCGAGCGCCGGTGGGGTGACGATCGAGGTGCCGGTGAAGAGCGAGTATCAGCCCAAGGTGTTTGTGACGGCGAGCTATCTAAAAGCGGGCAAGCTGTATCAGGGAACGGCGACGATCAAGGTGCCGCCGATTGAGAAAGAGTTGTCGATCAACGTTGTGCCGTCCAAGCAGGAGTTTAAGCCTGGGGAGCCGGCCCGCTACAACGTGGAGGTGAAGGATTCCAAGGGGCAGCCCGCGCGCGCCGAACTGAGCCTGGGCGTGGTGGACGAGGCACTCTATGCAGTGCAGAAGGATATGACGCAGACCCCGCTCGGCTACTTTTACGGCAATGTCTATAACGAGGTGAATTCGTCGAATTCGTTGAGTTATTACTTCCGGGGCGAGGCAGGGAAGCGGGCGATGCGGCTGGCGAAGCTGCGGCCGAGCCTGGGGCAGTTGAAGCCGGAGCGAGTGGGCGACCCGAGGGTGCGGAAGGCGTTTCCGGATACGGCATTCTGGACCGCCGATCTGGTGACGGATGCGAGCGGTAAGGGCAAGGTGGAGTTCGCCTTCCCCGATGCGTTGACGATGTGGCGGACGACGGCGCGCGGCGTGACGACCGATACGAAGGTAGGGCTCACGCTAAATCGCGTGATCGTGCGCAAGAACCTGATGCTGCGTCTGGTGACACCGCGCTTTCTGATGGAAGGCGATGAGCTGAGCATTGGGGTGATTGTGCAGAACTATCTCAGCTCAGCCAAGGACACGAAGGTGAGCCTGAGTGCGACGGGCGTTGAGTTGCTGGAGGGCGCGGAGAAGACGGTGAATGTCGAGGCGAAGGGATCGAAGAAGGTAGAGTTCCGGGTGCGGGTGAAGCCTGGCGCGGAAAGCGTGATTACGGCGAAGGGCATCACGAACGAAGAGAGCGATGCGATGGAATATACGATTCCGATCAAGTCCTATGGAACGCTGTTCTCCAATGGTGCGAGCGGTGCTCTGACCGGGAAGCAGAATGCGAAGGCTGTCTTGAAGGCGCCGGGCGCCGGCAACCGGACAGTCGAAGTGAGCGTGTCCCCGTCGCTGGCGGGCAGCTTGTTTGGGGCGCTCGACTATTTGACGAAGTTTCCTTACGGGTGCACGGAGCAGACGATGTCAAGCTTTTTGCCGAATGTGATTGTCTCGAAAGCGCTCGACGATTTGCACATCAAGTCGAATGTGAATCGGGATGAGCTGTTCAAGAAGGTGAATGCCGGGCTCGATCGTCTTTATGACTATCAGCATGGAGATGGCGCCTGGGGCTGGTGGAAGACCGACGAGTCGCATCCGTTCATGACGGCGCATGTGGTGTCGGGGTTGAAGCAGGCCAAGGAAGCAGGATATGAGGTTTCGCCGGACGCGATTGAGCGTGGCGAGAAGTGGTTGCGTGGCGAGTTTAAGCGGCAATCCGATGCGGTGGTCGATTTGCGGGCCTATATCGCTTATGCGCTGGGCGGCAAGCAGGATGTCGATGTGGTTTGGGAGCAGCGCTCGAAGATGTCAAGCTATGGGCTTGCCTTCCTGGGGCTGGCGCTCGACCGGCTGAAGGATCCGCGGGCTCTGGGGATTGCACAGGAGCTAGAAGCGGCAGCCAAGCAGAACGAGAGCGAAGCCTGGTGGCCGGGAACTCGCGATTCGTTGCTGGACTTTAACGACGACATCACGCCAGAAATCACCTCTTATGCGCTGAAGCTGCTGAGCCATCAGCGGCCGAGCTCGCCGTTGTTGCCGAAGGCAGCGTCCTGGCTTGTGATGCATAAGGACCAGGGCGAGTGGTGGAACTCGACGAAGCAAACGGCCATGGTGATCTATGGCGTGACGGATTACTTGAAGGTGAGCGGGGAACTGAAGCCGGATCTCAAGGTGACGGTGCTGGTGAATGGCAAGGAGGTGCTGGCGAGAGAATTTCAGGAAGCCGATGCAATGGCGCTCAAGCCTTATGTCGCGTCGGTTGCAGCCGCCGATAGCAATGAGGTTGAGGTGAAGGTGAGCGGTACGGGGCGCGCGTATTGGTCGGCGCAGGCGAAGTATTATTCCCCGGAGGAAGGCCGCAAGCCGAGCGAGGGCGGGACGATGTCCGTGAAGCGCGAGTACTACCGGCTGCTTCCTCGTGAGAATGCCGGCGTGACGACTTATGCGCTGGAGCCGTTGTCGGGGGATATCCATCCCGGTGATTCGATTGCGGTGCTCCTCAATGTGACGGCGAAGGATTGGAAGTATGTGTTGATCGAAGATCCGATTCCGGCGGGTATGGAGTTGGTGACCAACGACAACACGATCAATCTGGCGGGCAAGCCGACCTGGTGGCGTTATTCCTGGGCGCAACGCGAATTTCGCGATGACCGGGTGGCCTTCTTCCGGACCTACTTCTTTAACGACACGGCGCAGTACTTCTATGTGATGAAGGCGGTGAACCCAGGAAAATTCCGGGTGTCTCCGACCCGCATCCAACCGATGTACCAGCCGCAGCAAATGGGAACGGGCAGCGCTGCTGTTCTTGAGGTGAAGCAATGA